GAAATAGGTATTATGTTTATGAACCCTAATCGGCCACGTTGCAGGTGTTGGTTGTTCAAAAGTACGTAGACAAAGTTGAATAGCTGATCTTTCGTTTATAAATAGGACCAGTTATATAAATCTGTTATGTATATTTGGCCATAATACCTTGTAGCTGGTAGAATACTAGAACCCAAAGTAGCAATGGCCACAACAACAAGAGTTCAGAGCTTGGCCGAGAGTGGAATAGAGAGTGTTCCACCTCAGTATCTTTGGCCGGGACTTCACTCCACCATCAACACCCTTTCTCCCACACAACTCCCCAAAGTTCTCCCGATTGACTTACAAGGCTTGAGCACCCCCCATCGGAAGGAAAATATCATAGCAGAAATTTCAAGTGCTACAGAAAATTGGGGTTTCTTTGTGATAGTTAATCATGGAATCCCTGAATCTATCACTTCTTGTGTGCAAGAAGTGGTCAATGCCTTCTTTGAGTTTCCTTTGGAAGAAAAGGAATTGTACAAGGCAGAAGGAGGGAATTCTATCGGCTATGGCAGCAAAGTGGGAACCTCCGGGGATGCCAAATTAGAGTGGAAAGACTATTATTATAATGTTGTCTGGCCTGCTACGCACAGAGACATGAGCAAGTGACCCAAGAAACCTTCATATTTTATGTAAGTATTCATTGTTCCCTAAGAATAAAGAATACATATGTGCAAGACTTTTTTTATACATGTTTTGTGTTACTTTTCTTGTATATGGGCCTAATTATGTTTTTCTATAGGGATGTGATGGATGAATATGGAAGAGAGATTTGCAAATTGTATAAAGTGCTCATGCAGGGACTCTCAAGAGCTTTAGGATTAAAAAATGAAAATAGGCTTGAACAAGCAGTTGGAGGAGAGAGGATGGAGATACAAGTAGCCATAAACTCTATCCACCATCTCCTCAACCTGAGCTTGTATTGGGTCTTGCCCCTCACTCTGATTCTAATGCTCTTACAATTCTTCTTCATAACCAAGTTCCACTAGGTTTGCAAATATACAAAGATGATATGTGGATTAATGTACAATGCATTCCGGGATCTCTAGTTGTCAATATTGGTGATCAATTGGAGGTAAATAGTATTTCTACTTTTGTTTTTATAATAATTGTAATTGCTAGCTGTGCCAAGTTTGATATCATCTCATCTATAAACTAAAATGATATTTAATTTGTTCAGATATTAAGCAATGGAAAATACAATAGTGTTGAGCACAGAGGTTGCGTTCACTGCAAGGACAAAAAAAACGATGCCATGGGCAATGCATTGTACTCCACCTCTTGATATGATGATCTCACCTCTCAAAGAATTGATAGATGATGACAATGCTCCATTATATGAAGAATTCTGTTTCCAAGACTATCTGGAAAAGTATTTCACCGAAGGACTCGCTCGAAAGGAGCAGATCAATGAGCGTAAACGTTAAATTAATTAGAATATCTGGGTATTCTAAATAATTTATAAATCGCTAGAATTCATGAATATATATCTTAGTAGGCATGTATTTTCTTGATATACCATGGAATacatggaaaaataaaaataattaagttgtttatatatcatagaatattaattaaaatataagatAAAGTTATATGGTTTAATTAGGATAAATCATTGATTTGTGAAGCAATGTTTTGAGTGCTTTGTCACTTTCTAATTGTAGATTGAATTTCAAGCTAGTATGAATATAATAAACTAAAAGTTATAGAGTCGGTCAAGTCTAATGACGTCAAGAGTCATTTATGATTGTTATTtactaaaatttgaaaaaataaaataatttttaattatgttttaattaCTATGTTTTAGTGAAATTTTATTCAATTTAGTTCAAAAAATAGCTTGTCATATTTTTTGAGTTTGAGTCTGAATGATATAAAATTGTAGGTATTATTTGTCTACACTAACAATATTATTTACAtataaattatagaaaaataattttagaaTGATACAATATATGAATTAGAGACTCCAATGAACacattaatttataattataaagaaatctaaatatttttttaaaataatttaattaattgattaaccaATCAAAATCTAGTAATCATTATATATAAATGAGGTTTTATGAAATATTACAAAAATATGTCCATAAATAAGAATTAAAGAGTTTTTCCTATAGCTAAGCTATTTTAAACAACAATAATCTAATTATAGCATACATAAAGTAAAAATCATAAATACTCGCTCAACATTATCAATCTCAAGATCATAAGAGTAATTATTTTAATCATTCAAGGTAATTGACTTTTTGTTTAAACCATCTATAAAATTCAAGTTCAATTATcttatttttatgattatttaaaaatataatacttAGAAAAAAAAGATTATTATCTATTTTGAATAACCAAAATGAAGAAGTGCAAGCCTTTTTTAAATTACATGTATGATATATCTTAAGAGATTAGATGTATATATTTTGCACAAAATCCATACTATTACGAATATTGGATTCAATATTGCATACAAGTAGTGTATGAAATTTTATTCTTATAAAGGACTATAAGATATCTTCAAAACATTTCTTACAGATTACACTAGGATGAATCACCTATCCTTAAACAAATTGATTAtcctttttattaaaaattaaatagataaataaatagaatattgaAAATCTACAATGTGAAATACTTTTCTATTACAAAGTGGTGAAAATATGTAATTAGTTGAAATGAATTACAATGTGATATTAATAGAATTGGAACTTACCAATTATAGAGAACCTCTATAAACTTGTTGGAGATCTCTACCACAGACACCAATGTGTTACATAAACATCCTCATGTTATACTATCATCTAACTCAAATGTGAAATAGAAAGTACCACATGGTCTAGAATAGGTTATCATATGCACAAAAGAGAAATAACAAGATCACaacaaatatataatatttagGGTTACAATGCAATTAActattcaaaatcaaaaaaataataacaaaaataaagGTTTAAGAAATAGATTATGCTTATATTTTCAAGATGAAATTGTCCACAAAAAGATGAAATTTTATAATTTTGTTTGGTTGTTTGAGTGGCTTCCCTTAGTAAAAGCCTCATTTTGATCTTCCAACCTCCATAACAACTAGGATTTTTGGctaatattgaaaaataaaaaacaatattgcCTAAGATGAAAATATAATAAACTATGATACAAAATAATTCTAATACACTATGATAACACTTGGAATCCTCAAATGAAAGAATACACAAAAATAAGAACAAGATCGCTTAGGAGTTGTGAAAAAACTCTAAAAAAGATAATGCTTCAAACTCATTATTCTTCACAATCCCACGATGATAACTAGATAACttcaagaaaataaaatgcatATTGTAAAAAGGTTTTTGATTTGTGAAAATGGAAAATAATTCTTAAGAATTGTATTGTTTGAGTGCTTGAGAGAAAAaacaatttccttttttttttaaatggaaattCAAAAGAATTTTGTTCAATGTTACTACATTTAGGAGTTTCTAAAGAAGATAATGCTCCAATGGTCACTTGAATTGTGAATTATTTTAGGATTCTACCATTTTGTGAGAACATTTGTGCATAGCACTGGAATCAAGAAAAATTGAACTCATGAAGACAAGAATATCATAAAATTTATAGAAGTTATGATTTTAAAATTGAAGGATTCTATATCACAAGGCAAAATTTAGGACATGATGTAATGTGAATTTACAAGCCCATGAAATTTCCTGCACTATATTTTACCATCATATCAATAGGCATGTGAACCATACTAAATATGCATGctaaagtaaaataaaaattataaattttaaccAAGAATTTTACAAAGTATGAAAAATCTTCAAGAGAGGTGGATATACGCCCAAGGAGGTATCACCAACAAGACAACCAAGGTATCCTACACAAAACacaaatattaacaaaaaaat
This genomic stretch from Cryptomeria japonica chromosome 8, Sugi_1.0, whole genome shotgun sequence harbors:
- the LOC131052007 gene encoding leucoanthocyanidin dioxygenase-like, which gives rise to MATTTRVQSLAESGIESVPPQYLWPGLHSTINTLSPTQLPKVLPIDLQGLSTPHRKENIIAEISSATENWGFFVIVNHGIPESITSCVQEVVNAFFEFPLEEKELYKAEGGNSIGYGSKVGTSGDAKLEWKDYYYNVVWPATHRDMSK